The Symphalangus syndactylus isolate Jambi chromosome 23, NHGRI_mSymSyn1-v2.1_pri, whole genome shotgun sequence genome has a window encoding:
- the GMNN gene encoding geminin, with amino-acid sequence MNPSMKQKQEEIKENIKNSSVPRRTLKMIQPSASGSLVGRENELSTGLSKRKHRNDQLTSTTSTPGVIVPESSENKNLGGVTQESFDLMIKENPSSQYWKEVAEKRRKALYEALKENEKLHKEIEQKDNEIARLKKENKELAEVAEHVQYMAELLERLNGEPLDNFESLDNQEFDSEEETVKDSVVEDSEIGTCAEGIVSSSTDAKPCI; translated from the exons AATAGTTCTGTCCCAAGAAGAACTCTGAAGATGATTCAGCCTTCCGCATCTGGATCTCTTGTTGGAAGAGAAAATGAG CTGTCCACAGGCTTGTCCAAAAGGAAACATCGGAATGACCAGTTAACATCTACAACTTCCACCCCTGGGGTTATTGTCCCAGAATctagtgaaaataaaaatcttggtGGAGTCACCCAGGAGTCATTTGATCTTATGATTAAAg aaaatccaTCCTCTCAATATTGGAAAGAAGTGGCAGAAAAACGGAGAAAGGCGCTGTATGAAGCACttaaggaaaatgagaaa CTTCATAAAGAAATTGAACAAAAGGACAATGAAATTGCCCGCCtgaaaaaggagaataaagaatTGGCGGAAGTAGCAGAACATGTACAGTATATGGCAGAGCTACTAGAG agaCTGAATGGTGAACCTCTGGATAACTTTGAATCACTGGATAATCAGGAATTTGATTCGGAAGAAGAAACTGTTAAGGATTCTGTAGTGGAAGACTCAGAAATTGGCACGTGTGCTGAAGGAATTGTATCTTCCTCTACGGATGCAAAGCCGTGTATATGA